The following proteins are encoded in a genomic region of Streptomyces sp. NBC_01723:
- a CDS encoding MFS transporter, producing MTSDSVTQQTGKVPFTTRQWLIIALLCGTQFMLALDFSILSVALPVLGEDLGFKLSDLQWVVTAFALPSGGLLLLFGRAADLYGRRNWFIVGMVLFTVASLAGGLAPTPGFLLAARAAQGVAAAMLTPAAMSLLTTSFAEGSQRDRALGINGALLSLGFLSGVVLGGVITDFTSWRVTLFISVPVGVVAAIAAPILIKESRNEQTPKLDLLGAVTVTGGLLSVIFGITSAERNGWSSTTTLLSLAAGLVLLIAFFAVESRVAAPLVDLKVLRRRTVSWGNATGLVTFAMMTGMVFLLTLYLQQVRGMSPLNAGFTFASLGVAAVVGGAFAARIIGAIGVHRALVYGLLLQAASTAALYFLDAAGSMPLLLIATATGGFGHLLAVVGYMITATSGLPDHEQGLATGLAYTGQQLGVTVGTPVLATVAAAGIDSAGGSGSAAVLNGVQEGLLVAAGALLLAGLAAMAFLRPDRTPAAETPAAETPAAESPAPGDKVSVEAR from the coding sequence ATGACTTCCGACTCCGTCACTCAGCAGACCGGCAAAGTGCCGTTCACCACACGCCAGTGGCTCATCATCGCCCTGCTGTGCGGTACGCAGTTCATGCTCGCCCTCGACTTCTCCATCCTCAGCGTCGCGCTCCCCGTCCTCGGTGAGGACCTCGGCTTCAAGCTGAGCGACCTGCAGTGGGTGGTCACCGCGTTCGCCCTGCCGTCCGGCGGCCTGCTGCTGCTCTTCGGCCGGGCCGCCGACCTCTACGGCCGGCGCAACTGGTTCATCGTGGGCATGGTCCTCTTCACGGTCGCCTCCCTCGCCGGCGGCCTCGCCCCCACCCCCGGCTTCCTGCTCGCGGCCCGCGCCGCCCAGGGCGTCGCGGCCGCCATGCTCACCCCGGCGGCGATGTCCCTGCTCACCACCAGCTTCGCCGAGGGCTCGCAGCGCGACCGCGCGCTCGGCATCAACGGCGCCCTGCTCTCGCTCGGCTTCCTGTCCGGCGTGGTCCTCGGCGGGGTCATCACCGACTTCACCAGCTGGCGCGTGACGCTCTTCATCAGCGTCCCCGTCGGCGTCGTCGCCGCCATCGCCGCCCCGATCCTCATCAAGGAGAGCCGCAACGAGCAGACCCCGAAGCTGGACCTCCTCGGTGCCGTCACCGTCACCGGCGGCCTCCTCTCGGTGATCTTCGGTATCACCTCGGCCGAGCGCAACGGCTGGAGCTCCACCACCACCCTGCTCTCCCTGGCCGCCGGGCTCGTGCTCCTCATCGCCTTCTTCGCCGTCGAGTCGCGGGTCGCCGCGCCCCTCGTCGACCTGAAGGTGCTGCGCCGCCGCACCGTGAGCTGGGGCAACGCCACCGGCCTGGTCACGTTCGCGATGATGACCGGCATGGTGTTCCTGCTGACCCTGTACTTGCAGCAGGTGCGCGGCATGAGCCCGCTCAACGCCGGCTTCACCTTCGCCTCCCTCGGCGTCGCCGCCGTCGTCGGCGGTGCCTTCGCCGCCCGCATCATCGGCGCGATCGGCGTCCACCGGGCCCTCGTCTACGGTCTGCTGCTGCAGGCGGCGAGCACCGCCGCGCTCTACTTCCTCGACGCCGCCGGCAGCATGCCGCTGCTCCTCATCGCCACCGCCACCGGCGGATTCGGCCACCTCCTCGCGGTCGTCGGCTACATGATCACCGCTACCTCGGGCCTGCCGGACCACGAGCAGGGCCTGGCCACCGGCCTCGCGTACACGGGTCAGCAGCTCGGCGTCACCGTCGGCACCCCGGTCCTCGCCACCGTCGCCGCGGCCGGCATCGACTCCGCGGGCGGCAGCGGCTCCGCCGCCGTCCTCAACGGCGTACAGGAAGGGCTGCTGGTCGCCGCCGGCGCGCTGCTCCTCGCCGGCCTCGCCGCCATGGCCTTCCTTCGGCCCGACCGGACCCCGGCGGCCGAGACCCCGGCGGCCGAGACCCCGGCGGCCGAGTCCCCGGCGCCCGGCGACAAGGTCTCCGTCGAGGCGCGCTAG
- a CDS encoding helix-turn-helix transcriptional regulator gives MTTTNLNAVREPRRREELRHFLRARRERLRPEDVGFPPGARRRTPGLRREEVAMLAGIGASWYTWLEQGRDIKVSDQVVDAISRALLLDAVERDHLYRLVGMNPPQRAADDCADTGQLTTLVEGWMPSPAYVIDRCWDIVGLNRAAGIVFGFGERDTNCLVSFFTNPAFRARHRYWAEVAPGLVSEFRRDAARYPAEPRFTAISSRLTQESEEFADLWSRYELTATNQGTKAIEHPRAGLLIFDHSVLEIPDRPGIRLMLHMARAGTETREKVAELLRRDERKGRISLVDAG, from the coding sequence ATGACCACCACGAACCTCAACGCAGTACGGGAGCCCCGTCGACGCGAGGAACTCAGGCACTTCCTGCGCGCGCGCCGGGAACGGCTCAGGCCCGAGGACGTGGGGTTTCCGCCGGGCGCGCGTCGGCGCACGCCGGGGCTGCGCCGGGAGGAGGTCGCGATGCTGGCGGGCATCGGCGCCTCCTGGTACACGTGGCTCGAACAGGGCCGGGACATCAAGGTGTCGGACCAGGTCGTGGACGCGATCAGCCGGGCGCTGCTGCTGGACGCCGTCGAACGGGACCATCTGTACCGGCTGGTGGGGATGAACCCGCCGCAGCGCGCGGCCGACGACTGCGCGGACACCGGGCAGTTGACGACCCTCGTGGAGGGCTGGATGCCGAGCCCGGCGTACGTGATCGACCGGTGCTGGGACATCGTGGGGCTCAACCGTGCGGCCGGGATCGTCTTCGGGTTCGGCGAGCGGGACACCAACTGCCTGGTGTCCTTCTTCACCAATCCGGCGTTCCGGGCCCGCCACCGGTACTGGGCGGAGGTCGCTCCCGGCCTGGTCTCCGAGTTCCGCAGGGACGCCGCCCGTTACCCGGCGGAGCCTCGGTTCACCGCGATCTCGAGCCGGCTGACACAGGAGAGCGAGGAGTTCGCGGACCTGTGGTCGCGGTACGAGCTCACGGCGACGAACCAGGGCACGAAGGCGATCGAGCACCCGCGGGCGGGACTGCTGATCTTCGATCACTCGGTGCTCGAGATCCCGGACCGGCCCGGGATCCGGCTGATGCTGCACATGGCGCGGGCCGGTACGGAGACCCGCGAGAAGGTCGCCGAACTGCTGCGGCGGGACGAGCGGAAGGGCAGGATCTCGCTGGTCGACGCGGGCTGA
- a CDS encoding cupin domain-containing protein, with protein sequence MVKKNRLVTAAVGAAVALGVGFATQPVAQADATAEVPPVSSVTLTEGVTSEPFKIKAQDDRKVLYRKAVVQPGASTGWHYHVGEEIAVINSGTFTRIDGADCSVEEYGPGESLVEPVGPNTVHMGINRGTEPVELYVVDIIPTTAASPSTPAPDPGCDIDAGAPKSPRAEAK encoded by the coding sequence GTGGTCAAGAAGAACAGACTCGTAACCGCCGCCGTGGGCGCCGCGGTGGCGCTCGGCGTCGGATTCGCCACCCAGCCCGTCGCCCAGGCCGACGCCACGGCCGAGGTCCCCCCGGTCAGCTCGGTCACCCTGACCGAGGGAGTCACCTCGGAGCCCTTCAAGATCAAGGCGCAGGACGACCGCAAGGTCCTCTACCGCAAGGCGGTCGTGCAGCCGGGCGCCTCCACGGGCTGGCACTACCACGTGGGCGAGGAGATCGCCGTCATCAACTCCGGTACGTTCACCCGGATCGACGGGGCGGACTGCTCGGTGGAGGAGTACGGCCCGGGCGAGTCGCTCGTGGAGCCCGTGGGCCCGAACACCGTGCACATGGGCATCAACAGGGGCACCGAGCCGGTCGAGTTGTACGTCGTCGACATCATCCCCACGACGGCGGCCTCGCCGAGCACGCCCGCCCCGGACCCGGGGTGCGACATCGACGCGGGAGCCCCGAAGAGCCCGAGAGCAGAGGCGAAGTAA
- a CDS encoding 3-oxoacyl-ACP synthase, with product MRLPYPLGISGPTLWLPRGRQSAAEAVARELVDAETAGELGYAGLPVADLAAPEMAVEAGRGALTAAGVGPGAVGLLLHAWIHYQGHDLWSPAHFVADRLGAAGAVPLGVQQVCNGGAAAVEMAAARLLVEPGLGHALITTADAFLAPGFDRWSGDYGIGYGDGATALVLHHLPGSEGGRPADLILHSVATVAAPRLERMHRGDDPFGPAARSLGPTVDIRRTKKAFLQAEGMEAFTGTSAAALRSAVESCLAGAGLSATGDAPLRYVVAPRLGRKTIDLAYAPVLTKLTGAPLLRPGDDTGHLGAGDAAASLAELCAGRMLGPGEYALVVSAGAGFTWSCLLVSGA from the coding sequence ATGCGCCTGCCGTACCCGTTGGGCATCTCGGGCCCCACACTCTGGCTCCCGCGGGGCCGGCAGAGCGCGGCGGAGGCGGTCGCGCGTGAGCTGGTCGACGCCGAGACCGCCGGCGAACTCGGCTACGCCGGTCTGCCGGTGGCCGACCTGGCCGCACCGGAGATGGCGGTCGAGGCCGGCCGCGGGGCGCTCACCGCGGCCGGGGTCGGCCCCGGCGCCGTGGGCCTCCTGCTGCATGCCTGGATCCACTACCAGGGGCACGACCTGTGGTCCCCCGCGCACTTCGTCGCCGACCGGCTGGGCGCCGCCGGCGCCGTGCCGCTCGGCGTCCAGCAGGTGTGCAACGGCGGGGCGGCGGCCGTGGAAATGGCCGCCGCCCGGCTCCTCGTCGAACCCGGCCTCGGGCACGCCCTGATCACCACCGCCGACGCGTTCCTGGCGCCCGGCTTCGACCGCTGGAGCGGGGACTACGGCATCGGATACGGCGACGGGGCCACCGCCCTCGTCCTGCACCACCTGCCGGGGAGCGAGGGCGGCCGGCCGGCCGATCTGATCCTGCACTCGGTCGCCACGGTCGCCGCGCCCCGGCTGGAGCGCATGCACCGCGGCGACGACCCGTTCGGCCCGGCCGCCCGCTCGCTCGGGCCGACGGTGGACATCCGCCGGACGAAGAAGGCGTTCCTCCAGGCGGAGGGCATGGAGGCGTTCACCGGGACCAGCGCCGCGGCGCTGCGGTCGGCGGTGGAGTCGTGCCTCGCGGGTGCGGGGCTGTCCGCGACGGGCGACGCGCCGCTGCGTTACGTGGTGGCGCCGCGGCTCGGCCGCAAGACCATCGACCTGGCCTACGCGCCGGTGCTGACCAAGCTCACCGGGGCACCACTGCTGCGGCCCGGCGACGACACCGGACACCTGGGAGCCGGTGATGCCGCGGCCAGCCTGGCGGAGCTGTGCGCCGGCCGGATGCTGGGCCCCGGCGAGTACGCGCTGGTGGTGAGCGCGGGTGCCGGGTTCACCTGGTCGTGCCTGCTGGTCAGTGGGGCCTGA
- a CDS encoding AfsR/SARP family transcriptional regulator, translated as MVQIHVLGPMTIFGDDLEPVVLAPKPRRLLALLAVNADSAVSINALVQELWGDSPPRTATATIQTYIGQVRRTLAEALNKSANEIAEEILITEGGSYVLSTRGVALDITEYEMLTAAGNAAVQRGEFVEGSDLLHQAVALWRGPALVNVEAGELLGARIVHLDESLLCTLEHRIYADLQRGAHHTLVPEITELTARHPLHENFHRHLMLALYRCGRRAEALAVMRRLRARLVEELGLEPSPFLVQMEQDILRGAPSLDTHQRRSAKRTTVVRQQDRWSMGSMMTA; from the coding sequence ATGGTGCAGATTCATGTCCTGGGGCCGATGACGATATTCGGCGATGACCTGGAGCCGGTCGTTCTGGCTCCCAAGCCGCGTCGTCTGCTCGCTTTGCTCGCTGTCAATGCCGACAGTGCGGTATCCATCAATGCACTTGTGCAGGAGTTGTGGGGGGACAGCCCGCCGCGCACTGCCACCGCAACGATACAGACATACATCGGGCAGGTCCGTCGCACTCTCGCGGAAGCCCTGAATAAGAGCGCAAACGAAATCGCCGAGGAAATCCTCATCACCGAGGGCGGCAGTTATGTGCTCTCCACTCGCGGGGTCGCGCTCGACATCACCGAGTACGAGATGCTGACCGCCGCCGGAAACGCCGCGGTCCAGCGCGGCGAATTCGTCGAGGGCTCCGACCTGCTCCACCAGGCCGTGGCATTGTGGCGCGGCCCGGCACTCGTCAACGTGGAGGCCGGGGAACTGCTCGGTGCCCGGATCGTCCACCTGGACGAGTCCCTACTGTGCACGCTGGAGCACCGGATCTACGCCGACCTCCAGCGCGGCGCCCATCACACCCTGGTTCCCGAGATCACCGAGCTCACCGCCCGCCACCCGCTCCACGAGAACTTCCACCGGCACCTGATGCTCGCGCTCTACCGCTGTGGCCGGCGAGCGGAGGCGCTCGCGGTGATGCGGCGGCTGCGGGCCCGGCTGGTGGAGGAGCTGGGCCTGGAGCCCTCGCCGTTCCTGGTCCAGATGGAGCAGGACATCCTGCGCGGCGCGCCGTCGCTCGACACGCATCAGCGCAGGTCGGCCAAGCGGACCACCGTCGTACGGCAGCAGGACCGCTGGAGCATGGGCAGCATGATGACAGCCTGA
- a CDS encoding MarR family winged helix-turn-helix transcriptional regulator codes for MAKTTTETVAAGRLGHTIKRAEQALIGRKTDVLREFGLTVPQYSVLLLLSVSDGMSAAQLARECMVTPQTMATVLTNLEKADLVFREPSELHQKVVVNRATRAGRAIAKQADKAALRVEASLGAEFTPEERARFEEYLERTIAVLGSLK; via the coding sequence ATGGCGAAGACGACGACGGAGACGGTCGCCGCAGGCAGGCTCGGGCACACGATCAAGCGAGCCGAGCAGGCTCTGATCGGGCGCAAGACCGACGTGCTGCGAGAGTTCGGCCTGACGGTGCCCCAGTACTCGGTCCTGCTGTTGCTGTCGGTCTCGGACGGAATGTCCGCGGCCCAGCTCGCGCGCGAGTGCATGGTCACGCCACAGACGATGGCGACGGTTCTGACCAACCTGGAGAAGGCCGACCTGGTGTTCCGCGAACCTTCGGAGCTGCATCAGAAGGTCGTGGTCAACCGGGCGACCCGGGCGGGCCGTGCCATCGCGAAGCAGGCCGACAAGGCGGCCCTTCGCGTCGAGGCTTCGCTGGGTGCCGAATTCACGCCCGAGGAAAGGGCACGGTTCGAGGAGTACCTGGAACGGACCATCGCCGTTCTTGGTTCACTTAAATAA
- a CDS encoding hotdog fold thioesterase, with amino-acid sequence MTQTALGPVEVLPPYADEQLVERLGIEIEVCEPDLVIGTMPVAGNRQPIGLLHGGANAVLAETLGSLAAWTHAGADRIIVGQELSCTHHGGARSGRVTGECRPLHVGTHTATYEIVIRDERGRRTCTARLTCAIPPARRRTIR; translated from the coding sequence ATGACACAGACCGCCCTCGGACCCGTCGAGGTCCTGCCCCCCTATGCCGACGAGCAGCTGGTGGAGCGCCTCGGCATCGAGATCGAGGTCTGCGAGCCGGACCTGGTGATCGGCACCATGCCGGTGGCGGGCAACCGCCAGCCGATCGGCCTGCTGCACGGCGGGGCCAACGCCGTGCTGGCCGAGACGCTCGGGTCGCTCGCGGCCTGGACGCACGCGGGCGCCGACCGGATCATCGTCGGGCAGGAGCTGTCCTGCACCCACCACGGAGGGGCGCGGTCGGGCCGGGTCACCGGTGAGTGCCGGCCGCTGCACGTGGGCACGCACACCGCCACCTACGAGATCGTCATCCGTGACGAGCGGGGCCGGCGCACCTGCACCGCCCGGCTGACCTGTGCGATCCCGCCGGCCAGGCGCCGGACGATCCGGTGA
- a CDS encoding MFS transporter yields the protein MSTGNPRATLAAACVVGPLMTLVVTGPSVAVPDIGADLHSSLAAAQWVVDGYMLTASSSLAAMGSLADRVGHRRMFTWGMAFFAFWMAVSGLSNNILLLDVSRAVSGFGSGAALASITAIVAQAFDGPARAKAFGLFGTFLGAGLAFGPMFGGVLVNLWGWRSVFLVLAGVAVLVLLSTPMLPRTEPNRGPRFDWAGTFLFGFGVALFVLALVEGPGRGWTDAIVLASAAGCLVLLAAFVRVERRSENPMFDLALFARPQFLAVCLVPLVLAFSFVALVIVLPPYLTSTSGLSAVRIGLVLLLLTGPSLVMPAVTGVLAQKVSQRALFVVLLAFSAVGAAWLTMVEPGASAVALAGPLLFLGVGYGISLGILDGAAVSAVEPERMGMAAGMFNTVRLTSDAVSMAGLGALVTALTKSALDTDAVSAYDGGAEALASRALQGGLTEAAETLPAGEVRDRAVTAMADAYAAGLHTTMWIVAAACAVTAVVVGSLLKGGKPSADTADEAVGEPSAASSPEPASAR from the coding sequence GTGTCCACCGGCAACCCGCGCGCGACACTCGCCGCGGCGTGCGTCGTCGGCCCGCTGATGACCTTGGTCGTGACCGGCCCGTCCGTGGCCGTACCCGACATCGGCGCCGACCTGCACAGCTCCCTCGCCGCTGCCCAGTGGGTGGTCGACGGATACATGCTGACCGCGTCCAGCAGCCTCGCGGCGATGGGCTCGCTCGCGGACCGCGTGGGCCACCGCAGGATGTTCACCTGGGGCATGGCCTTCTTCGCGTTCTGGATGGCCGTCTCCGGCCTCTCCAACAACATCCTGCTGCTCGACGTCTCGCGCGCCGTCTCCGGCTTCGGCAGCGGTGCGGCCCTCGCCTCCATCACCGCGATCGTGGCCCAGGCCTTCGACGGCCCCGCCCGGGCGAAGGCGTTCGGACTGTTCGGCACCTTCCTCGGCGCGGGTCTCGCCTTCGGGCCGATGTTCGGCGGCGTCCTGGTCAACCTGTGGGGCTGGCGCTCGGTGTTCCTCGTGCTCGCCGGGGTCGCCGTCCTCGTCCTGCTGAGCACGCCGATGCTGCCCCGTACGGAACCGAACCGCGGACCCCGCTTCGACTGGGCGGGTACCTTCCTCTTCGGCTTCGGCGTCGCCCTGTTCGTCCTCGCCCTGGTCGAGGGGCCGGGCCGCGGCTGGACCGACGCGATCGTGCTCGCCTCGGCCGCCGGCTGCCTGGTCCTGCTCGCCGCCTTCGTGAGGGTGGAGCGCCGCTCCGAGAACCCGATGTTCGACCTGGCCCTCTTCGCCCGCCCGCAGTTCCTCGCGGTCTGCCTGGTGCCGCTGGTGCTGGCGTTCAGCTTCGTCGCGCTCGTCATCGTGCTGCCGCCGTACCTGACCTCCACGAGCGGCCTGTCGGCCGTCCGGATCGGCCTGGTCCTGCTGCTGCTGACCGGACCCTCCCTGGTGATGCCCGCCGTCACCGGCGTCCTCGCGCAGAAGGTCTCGCAGCGCGCCCTGTTCGTGGTGCTGCTCGCCTTCTCCGCCGTCGGCGCCGCCTGGCTGACCATGGTCGAGCCGGGTGCCTCGGCCGTCGCGCTGGCCGGCCCGCTGCTCTTCCTGGGCGTCGGTTACGGCATCTCGCTGGGCATCCTGGACGGCGCGGCCGTGTCGGCCGTCGAGCCGGAGCGGATGGGCATGGCCGCGGGCATGTTCAACACGGTGCGGCTGACCTCGGACGCGGTCTCCATGGCCGGTCTCGGCGCTCTCGTCACGGCGCTGACCAAGAGCGCCCTCGACACCGACGCGGTCTCCGCCTACGACGGCGGTGCCGAGGCGCTGGCCTCGCGCGCCCTGCAGGGCGGTCTCACCGAGGCCGCCGAGACCCTGCCCGCGGGTGAGGTCCGGGACCGGGCGGTGACCGCGATGGCCGACGCCTACGCCGCCGGCCTGCACACCACCATGTGGATCGTCGCGGCGGCCTGCGCGGTCACCGCCGTGGTCGTCGGCAGCCTGCTGAAGGGCGGCAAGCCGTCGGCCGACACGGCGGACGAAGCCGTCGGCGAGCCGTCCGCGGCGTCGTCGCCCGAGCCCGCTTCCGCGCGCTGA